One genomic region from Candidatus Binataceae bacterium encodes:
- a CDS encoding type II toxin-antitoxin system ParD family antitoxin gives MSKNTSFSLGEHFNSFVETQVAQGRYNSASEVVRAGLRLLEEQEAKLAALRAALIEGEQSGASTPFDFEAFIARKRVAQPREV, from the coding sequence ATGAGCAAGAATACGTCATTCAGCCTTGGCGAGCATTTCAATAGCTTCGTCGAGACGCAGGTGGCGCAAGGCCGCTACAACAGTGCAAGTGAGGTTGTGCGCGCGGGCTTGCGACTACTCGAAGAGCAAGAAGCCAAATTGGCCGCACTGCGGGCCGCCCTGATAGAGGGCGAACAAAGCGGAGCGTCGACACCCTTCGATTTCGAGGCATTCATCGCGCGTAAGCGGGTCGCCCAGCCACGCGAGGTATGA
- the lysS gene encoding lysine--tRNA ligase: MASAPEPQSPLDLWPYEEARRLAERVRDYPRERPVVFQSGFGPSGLPHLGTMTEVLRPSYVRHAFKTLGDEHPHKLIVFIDDMDGLRKVPESIPNRETTQEYLGHPVSRIPDPFGDCHDSFAGHMIGLLGDFLAPVEVEYELMRSSAMYASGAFDEALRLVLAKHKEIVALITPTLREENRAGWSPIMPRCPACGQINSTLVMAYFPDQDAVEFSCERSFGGARGCGFRGQQTILGGACKVQWKVDWALRWHVLKVDYELYGKDLIDSARLSAQILKLLGGRAPLGFPFEMYLDEEGHKVSKSVGRGVGVEQWRRYAPIEVLKYFLILNPRRARKLFLEAIPQYVDEYLEALRGWAAMDAAARLNSPLQFVLQGDSARRFDSAISFGLVMNLVPAIGSDDRELLWRYLTTYDPQIGADPETASLARTLMECAINFYRDFVEPEKKLSAPSAVGREQLRAFADWLGSNGDATAEEIEKSIYDLGRAHYDRPGKIFPVIYRALLGQERGPRLGAFIRLATPEKIAAALNNATKLISE; the protein is encoded by the coding sequence ATGGCATCAGCTCCTGAACCGCAGTCGCCGCTCGACCTCTGGCCCTATGAGGAGGCGCGCCGGCTCGCCGAGCGGGTGCGCGACTATCCGCGTGAGCGGCCGGTGGTCTTCCAGAGCGGCTTCGGCCCTTCCGGCCTGCCGCATCTCGGCACGATGACCGAGGTGTTGCGGCCCTCCTACGTGCGTCACGCTTTCAAAACGCTCGGCGACGAGCATCCTCACAAGCTAATTGTCTTCATCGACGATATGGACGGGCTGCGCAAGGTTCCCGAGAGCATCCCGAATCGCGAAACGACTCAGGAGTATCTCGGTCATCCGGTTTCACGAATTCCGGACCCGTTCGGCGACTGTCACGACAGCTTTGCCGGCCACATGATCGGGCTGCTCGGCGATTTCCTCGCGCCGGTCGAGGTCGAGTACGAGCTGATGCGCTCGAGCGCGATGTACGCGAGCGGCGCCTTCGACGAGGCCCTGCGACTGGTGCTGGCGAAGCACAAGGAGATCGTGGCGCTGATCACGCCGACCCTGCGGGAAGAGAATCGCGCCGGCTGGTCGCCGATCATGCCGCGCTGCCCCGCCTGCGGGCAGATCAACTCGACGCTGGTGATGGCCTATTTTCCCGATCAGGATGCGGTCGAGTTTTCATGCGAGCGCAGTTTCGGCGGCGCTCGAGGCTGCGGTTTTCGCGGCCAACAGACTATTCTCGGCGGCGCCTGCAAGGTGCAGTGGAAGGTCGATTGGGCCTTGCGCTGGCACGTACTCAAAGTCGATTACGAGCTGTACGGCAAGGATCTGATCGATTCGGCGCGGCTCTCCGCGCAGATTCTCAAGCTGCTTGGCGGCCGCGCGCCGTTGGGCTTTCCCTTCGAGATGTACCTCGACGAAGAGGGTCACAAGGTCTCGAAGTCCGTCGGACGCGGGGTCGGGGTCGAGCAGTGGCGGCGCTATGCGCCGATCGAAGTGCTCAAGTATTTTCTGATTTTGAATCCGCGCCGCGCACGCAAATTATTTCTGGAAGCGATACCGCAATATGTGGACGAATACCTCGAGGCGCTGCGCGGGTGGGCCGCGATGGATGCTGCGGCGCGCCTGAATTCGCCACTGCAATTCGTGCTGCAAGGCGACAGTGCGCGACGCTTCGACAGCGCAATCAGCTTCGGGCTCGTTATGAATCTCGTGCCGGCGATCGGCAGCGACGATCGTGAGTTGTTGTGGCGCTACCTCACGACCTACGACCCGCAAATCGGCGCTGATCCTGAGACCGCGTCGCTGGCGCGCACACTGATGGAATGCGCGATCAACTTCTATCGCGATTTCGTCGAGCCCGAAAAAAAGCTCTCCGCACCGAGCGCAGTTGGACGCGAGCAGTTGCGCGCATTCGCCGATTGGCTCGGCAGCAATGGCGACGCGACCGCCGAGGAGATCGAAAAATCGATCTACGATCTCGGGCGCGCCCACTACGACAGGCCTGGAAAGATCTTCCCGGTGATCTATCGCGCGCTGCTCGGCCAGGAGCGCGGCCCGCGCCTCGGCGCCTTCATCCGGCTCGCAACACCCGAGAAGATCGCCGCGGCGCTAAATAATGCCACGAAGCTAATCAGCGAGTAG
- a CDS encoding type II toxin-antitoxin system RelE/ParE family toxin has product MTGRYILSPRAQRDIDEIWDYTAKRWGVDQAEIYTRQLGHDVEAVAAQPAIGRACPELRTGYYRFPSGGHVLFYRRIEGGIEIVRVLHARMDFAQHI; this is encoded by the coding sequence ATGACGGGTCGCTACATCCTTTCGCCGCGTGCGCAGCGCGATATTGATGAAATCTGGGACTATACGGCGAAGCGTTGGGGCGTCGACCAAGCCGAAATTTATACCCGTCAGCTCGGGCATGACGTCGAGGCGGTAGCGGCGCAGCCGGCGATCGGCCGGGCATGTCCCGAATTGCGGACCGGCTACTATAGATTTCCTTCCGGCGGTCACGTTCTGTTCTACCGCCGTATTGAGGGCGGCATTGAGATCGTTCGTGTTCTGCATGCACGTATGGATTTCGCCCAGCACATTTAG